One genomic window of Phoenix dactylifera cultivar Barhee BC4 unplaced genomic scaffold, palm_55x_up_171113_PBpolish2nd_filt_p 000097F, whole genome shotgun sequence includes the following:
- the LOC103704976 gene encoding pentatricopeptide repeat-containing protein At5g61370, mitochondrial — protein MIMAAATRLRLLGRPRFTRQCHQQPARVQSLLDVISTGVGGLDDMEASLNRLGVAVAPSLVTQVVDSYTSSGGGGGGGGRRLLRFFSWCRRRSRERLGDEVFDHAIRAFAGMKDLTAMEITISDLEEEGRKMTLETFVLVTETLVRSGREDEAVRLFRSMESKQLLPPSCIPSIVHALCARGHARKARGIVWHHRDELQAAPAAIAADIHRSLLHGWCVHGNAREARRAMDEMRSLGIRPGLASYNSLLRCICQRNLRFNPSALVPEAADLMSEMRASGVSPTTVSFNILLSCLGRARRVKEAYRILHSMRQLGESGCAPDWMSYYILVRVLYLTGRYVRGNRLVDQMLEERLSPGARFYRGLVGVLCGVERMDHALKVFERMKRCCEQDQGPTYDLLIEKLCRNGRFDAGRRLWEEAAERGIILQCSKDLLDPSKTEVFKPRESAVKLSPRDYKRAVQKRKKDWRLTIQCKYAMRSQNTKHELGSGKCRKCRPIKRLRCDVLQRRRPNQLHCSPLEIYV, from the exons ATGATCATGGCCGCCGCTACGAGGCTGCGCCTCCTGGGAAGACCGAGATTCACAAGACAATGCCACCAGCAACCAGCACGAGTTCAATCGCTCCTTGATGTCATCTCCACGGGCGTCGGCGGCCTCGATGACATGGAAGCCAGCCTTAACCGTCTGGGAGTCGCCGTCGCCCCTTCCCTCGTCACCCAGGTCGTCGACTCCTATAcaagcagcggcggcggcggcggcggcggcggcagacGGCTCCTACGGTTCTTCTCCTGGTGTCGGAGACGGAGCCGCGAGAGATTGGGGGACGAGGTCTTCGATCACGCCATTCGAGCCTTCGCGGGGATGAAGGACCTCACCGCCATGGAGATCACCATCTCCGATCTCGAGGAGGAGGGCCGGAAGATGACCTTGGAGACGTTCGTCCTGGTGACCGAGACCCTCGTGAGGTCAGGCAGGGAGGACGAGGCCGTCCGCCTGTTCCGGAGCATGGAATCCAAGCAGCTGCTGCCTCCGTCCTGTATCCCATCCATCGTCCACGCGCTGTGCGCCAGGGGCCACGCTCGCAAGGCCCGGGGCATCGTCTGGCACCACAGGGACGAGCTCCAGGCGGCGCCTGCGGCCATCGCCGCCGACATCCACCGTAGCCTTCTCCACGGGTGGTGCGTCCATGGGAACGCCAGGGAGGCCCGCCGAGCCATGGACGAGATGAGGTCGCTGGGAATCCGCCCGGGCCTCGCCTCTTACAACTCCCTCCTCCGCTGCATCTGCCAGAGGAACCTCAGGTTCAACCCCTCCGCCCTCGTCCCGGAGGCCGCCGATCTGATGTCGGAGATGCGGGCCTCCGGCGTCTCCCCGACCACCGTCAGCTTCAACATCCTCCTGTCCTGCCTCGGCAGGGCGAGGAGGGTGAAGGAGGCCTACCGGATCCTCCACTCCATGCGACAGCTGGGGGAGTCTGGATGCGCACCAGACTGGATGAGCTACTATATCTTAGTGAGGGTTCTCTACCTCACCGGGAGGTATGTGAGAGGCAACAGGCTCGTGGATCAGATGCTCGAGGAAAGGTTGTCGCCGGGGGCGAGGTTCTACCGCGGTCTCGTCGGCGTCCTTTGTGGGGTGGAGAGGATGGACCACGCCCTCAAGGTGTTCGAGAGAATGAAGAGGTGCTGTGAGCAGGACCAGGGGCCGACCTATGATCTGCTGATAGAAAAGCTCTGCAGGAATGGAAGATTTGACGCAGGGAGGCGTCTCTGGGAGGAGGCTGCGGAGAGGGGCATCATTCTCCAGTGCTCCAAGGATCTCTTAGATCCTTCTAAGACTGAGGTTTTCAAGCCGAGGGAGTCCGCAGTGAAGCTGAGTCCACGGGACTACAAGAGGGCAGTGCAGAAACGAAAGAAAG attggCGTCTCACTATACAGTGCAAGTACGCCATGAgaagtcaaaatacaaaacacgaGCTAGGCTCTGGAAAATGTAGGAAGTGCCGTCCCATAAAAAGGCTCCGGTGTGATGTGCTGCAAAGAAGGCGACCCAATCAGCTACACTGTTCGCCTCTCGAAATATATGTGTGA